The Obesumbacterium proteus DNA window GGGATCAAGATTGTGCCGCTTAGCGAGGTAGCGACCAAGGATGATTTCTTTAACATCAAGAACGCCACCCGCGATGACTTACTCAGCGCGCACCGCGTACCTCCTCAGATGATGGGCGTCGTGCCCAATAACACCGGCGGCTTTGGTGACGTCGTCAAAGCGGCTCAGGTTTTTGTGCGCAACGAGCTAACGCCCTTACAGGAGCGCATCAAAGAGGTGAATGACTTTCTCGGTCAGGAAGTGGTGCGCTTTAAGCCTTACGAGCTACCGAAAAACAAGTAACGAACAGACAACCACAACAGCCGCCGCCGGGCGGCTTTTTTGTATACCTCACCAGCGCCTACAGGAGCGCCAGCACCGCGATGATGTAGAAAGACGCATCAACATCCAAACAGACACCACGAACAGCACCACGACGCCCTCAGACGATCAGAGATAACCGTATTAACACCCTCAGCGCGCAATGCTATCCCCGCCACGCCTGCCCGCTTTATGAGTCGCTTTTAATGCACTTGCATGAGCCCACCCGAGCCGCGCCAGCGCTGGCGTTAGGGGACAAAAATAATATTTAACGTTACATGCACCCTAATGCACACGCATGCAATCATCGTGAATTGGGATTAAACAGGTAATAGGTGTGTAGCCCGTTGCGATCTTCTTCCAGAATCGCCCACCCAACTTTATTGTGCCGAATAATGCTATTTACCTGAGCCGGTGATATGTCATCGATACCGAGATTTGTGGCCGCGTTGATAATTGAGCGCGTAGTGACAACCTGCCTACCGTCCGACCGGCGCGAAATAACTGAGTTAAAAATGGATAAAATTCTATCTTCAATGCGTGGCATACATTCCCCTGAATCAATAAATATACTGTATATAAAAACAGTATATTTATATCAAACATGAGAGCAGTCAAGGCAACAGCGCGAGCGGATTTTCATCCTCATGAATTAGCGATTAATTTATTTTGCTACGCCCAATAAAAAGCCCGCGAAAGCGGGCGTTTTTTATCGATGTTTTGGCGGTGGTACGGGGTCGAGCGTGGTTAGAATGGAGTCAACCCGCCGGTGATTGTCTCGTACTATTTCAGCATAAACGACGAGCTGGTCGGGGGATAAATCCATGCTGGCCATTATTTGCTGTAGCTTATCGACGGCTTTAAGAACGTTTTGACGCCTTAACTCCACAGGGTATTGGTCTGGTCTAAGCTGGTGCATTCTGATTTTTCCCCATTCCTTCATGATGCACAGGTGAATTTTTGCAATTTACTTTTATTGCGAAAACCTTGACCGGGTCATCACCAAAATGCGGATGGGTAATCATCTTAATTTCATAACCATCATAAGGAATGACTATCCGCCGTTCCTCGTCATCCTTGCGCGGGTAGCCCTTTGTGATAATCAGAGTGTCGTAGTTACGCCCAAAAATTCTATTACCCCAATAGGCGTTGACTAGCCGATATTCTTCTGTCTTTTCGCCACGTTTCATCGCGTCGAAATATTCAGCTTTGACAGCTAGCTGGAGAGTCTTAGTGATCGCCATTGTTTTGGCTCCTCTTTGTAATAGCTGGCTTATCATCAACGCTTCGCCATTTCACTCCCGCCTCATCCATGGCTCGCTCGTAAATTTCAGCGACTTTACTGCAAGAGTAGTGCTTCCATATGCTCGGAATTACGACCGTTTGGCATTGGCTCGCACGTAACTCTGTTACCAATGAATCTACCAGCGCGACGCCATGCTCATCGAGCTGAGATAAAATGGTAACATTTCCGCTTTTATCATCTCTACGAACAACCAAACCGACAGTTTTATCACCCTCAGATTCTGCAAGCGTGTAGCTACAGCAATAGTTACCAGTAGAAATCACAAAATCTCTCATTTAAGCCACCCGCGATTAGCTGCATAACTCAAAATTTCGTCCGAAAAATTCCAGACGCCATCGGATGCCACATGTGCTCCGCTAGATAATCCAGTATTTGCGTCATATGCCATCGCAAGCCCCAGCGGATGCAAAATTTCATAATTAATTCTGAACACCAGACCGCGCTCAGCTAATTTATCCCACCCCATCATCGTCGGTACTGCTGATTGTTCGGTGGCTGACTGTGTCATCTGGAGTTCTTTGATTGACGCAATGACGCCTCGATAAAAATCACAACTAAGCGAGTCTTTGTGTGGAAGCAAGCTCAGTTTATATTCTGCGTGTTCCAGCACCTGCGCTGGCGACCATGTTTTTAAATCTGTCACTTAAACTCTCCTCAGATATCACTAAAGCCCGGCCATTCATCGAGCGCCGGATATGAAAATACTTTGTCGTCAAAGCTCACGGTTGCACCCTGCGCCAGCGCATCAAGCTCCCAGCGCTGCGCGGTAATACCTTCTTTGGCTAAATCGCGGTTTATTTGCCACGTTCTATCCAGCTCAATACGGGTAAGTCGTGCCGATGGCGCTAAGTCGTGCGGTTTATTTTGGTTAGCGCTTCGCTGCTGTAGGTTTATTCTTGGTGACTGCTCCCTTGCTGCGTCTCTCAGGGTCTTGGCGACGTCCCAATCCGTCCAGCTCACATCTCCGCTTTCAACGAGTTTCATTACAGCGGCGGCGTACTCAGACGGCGTAACTTCCGGTTTTATGTCAACACTGTGCTGACCTTCCCCACAGTTATTGACAGGACTCCGAGGCGCGCCAGAGGCGCTTTTTAAAGTCAAAGGATCAAGGTCAACGTCAACGGCCTTGCTGACGATGCGCCATTGAGTCTCGCGAGTCTTGTGGATATGTCGCGCACCGAGGTGAGGGGCAAAGATGCCGACAACTTTCTGAACTTCTTCGTCGTACTCGTTGAGCTCCTCGGCAACCTCACGCGCGACACGCACAGTTTGTAAATCGCGGGGAACATTGGCACCGCCCTGCGCGGCGATATAAGCGGCAAAATCACCACTGTCGGCAGCGGCTCGCACAGCCTCGACACGTTCGTCAAAGCTCTCGGCTAGGCTAATGCTGCGCAGCGTTCCGCTACGGCATTCGCGATAGGCTCCCATGGTTGGGACACCAACGGGATGAAATTGCGGGATACGCCAAATAGACGCCCACGCAGTGACGGCGGCAGCGGCATCAGATAGCGGCTTGCCCGTTTCAAAGTCGAGTTCACCGTCAAGGGCATAACCGTCGATATTTTTGGCGATATATTTTGCGATGTATCCAGCGGCACATCCTTTGTACATGTGCTTGCATTGAAAACGATTTTTCTCGGCTCCGCGCTCGTCACCGTCTTCTTTCAACGCATATCTACGCATCACCGCAATAACATCACTGCGTTGCTTTGGATGGCAAAACAAGAGCATATGCCAGTGCGGCGTGCCGTCGTGATGTGGCTCAACAACGCGCATCCCATACACTTTTAAATCGCGGTCTTTAAATGCGGTGCGCATATTGCTCCAAATGCGGCAAAGATAGCGCTGACCGTCTTTGGGCGAATACGTTTCATCATCCCACTTATGATTAAGGTGGACGCGCTGACTTCCCTTTTTACCGACCTTGCGAGTTGGGTGATATTTTGAAGGGGTGGTGATCGTAATGAATAAGCCGCAATGGTGTTGACTGGCTGCATATTTCTCGATCCCCGCGATAGTGCTCATTAGCTCCATGCGGCGGATTTTTGGATTAGAAATACTCGCCATCACTTTATCGATAAGGTCGAACCGCTCACCGGTTTCGACGTTCTCAAGCTCTTGGGATTTCAGATACTCCAAGTTAGCTAAGCGGCGTGACTGAATATCTCGAATTGCCAGCTTACTCGCATACTCTGAGCGCTGAAAATTCACTTCACCAGCCGCAATCAATAACGCCTCACGCCATTGCATACGCAACGCTTTAAGTTTTCTTATCCACCATTCATCATTAACTAATCGCATGATGCTTCTTAGCGCGCTTTCAACGCCTAACTTACCTTTGAGGTAACGCATCCAGTATTTTGGGGTGATATTCAGTGAGCGAGCTGCTCCAGCGACCAGACCAAAAATAGCACTCTGAACCTCATCACTCAGAAGGTTGGCGTTATCACCATCATGATCGCTAACGTGTTTCTGACAGGCTTTGTCATAAGCGGCGAATAATACCGATGAAATGCGGCCAGCCATTTGTTTAAGCTCTTTGTCATGCATACCCGGCAAACGTGAATAGCATTCAGCTTCGCCGATAAAGAGCTCATAGGCGTAACCCGTTAACTTCATCTCATATTTGGCGTTAACTTTTGTGATGCGCGGCCAGATGCGCGGCATGAAAACATTCAGCAAAAAGCGGTGAGCGGTGAGCAAACCCTGATTTTTCAGCAGGTAGGCATGTCGATTTGAGAAGTAGCCCCCAACAAAGTTTGGCAACGTATCAATTTTGCGCAAGGCATCTTGCCCCTGAATGTATTCTTCACGGGTAAGAGGTCTCTCTTTTCCAATGGCTTCGCGTGGCGCATTCCAGCTATAAGCGCCCACAAAGGGCGCTTTAGGTTCAGCGTTAAAGGCTGGCGGCGGTGTGGGGGCGACTCGCCCCCTATTGGACTGGCTCATCTAACTAAGCTCGCCAGTACTTGCAGGATCACGGCAATAATAAAAACAGCAGAACCCAGTAAAAAGGCTATCGCCGGAATAATCCACAGTGGTGCGGTAACGACCCACCACGTCCAATCAGTCAAAACGCCCGTTAACTTTAGCGTGATAAAAATCAACGTAAGCGTGATTGTAAAAAATTTAAGCAGGGTAAATTTCATGGCTTGACCTTCGGCTGGTAAGTGGCGAACGCCTCCTGACAAAGCTTTCCGATACTCCCAATCTCAGCCGCTAGCCCTGCGATGCTAGTCACGGTCGAGTTGCGAACATGGCGATTAACCAGCTCGGTGACAAGCTGGTTTAGGCTTGGAAAATAGGCGATAGGGTCTAGCCATTCTTCACCTGCTTTAGAGCCTTTTTGTGCAACCTTTTTTTGATTAAGGATGTATTGAAGAGAGTCAGAGGTAATAACAAACTCTTTGCCGATGGGGATACGGATCATTTCGCACCCCCAGCGGCCATAGCCTTAATTACTCCAAGAGTGGTTAAACAATCAGATAGTGCGCGATGTGCTGAGCCTTGGATGATTACCCCTTGCTGCTCGGCTGCATTAGTTAACTTCTGCCATTTATAGCCACCGCGTCTCTCATCTTTCTGACCATAAAACTCGGCATAAGCCAGCATGGCACACTCAGAATACTCGCCCAATAATTGACTAAAGCCCCCACCTCCCAAACCATACAAACATGCAGTCTGGTTCATCATTCGGGTATCAAAATCAGCGTTATAAATAACAAATTCATGAAGTTCATATAGAGCCACCAAAACACCATGCACATCCCGCCACGTCGGTGCATGAGCAACCATTTCGTTAGTGATTCCATGGATCGCGGTCGCTTCCTCAGGGATTGGCTTAGTTGGCTTAATCAAAGTATTCAGCATGATTAAACCTCTGGAATCTATAATACATATTTCCACTATTTCATCATTTTCACTAAGACCAGTTGTCTCCGTATCTAGTAATAAAAAATAGCGACTTCCTACCCAGCTCTGAGCTTTCTGTTGCAGTCTCTGTTGAGGTGTCATATTCATTTCCTTATTTATTTTCAAGTTGAATTAATGCCTGTTGGCTTAGCTCATTAAAGTGATGGCTTTCGCGCATAAGCTCGGATGGTGTTTGGATTGTTTTCAAATAAATACCACGCTTAACGCACAGGTTTGTAATGTCTGCAATTAAAGTTAATTTATTTGAGTACACAGCGCGCACAGGATAATTGTTTTCCTTAGTCTCTTTATCCATTCTGATATCAGAAAGAATAAATGAACTATCGTTACACTTAGCGACGGCAAACCAATTATTAATAAAAACCCAATTAAATGTTTTAGCCATTAGTAAAACCCTCGATGACTTAAACCCTCGTTGTGTAGCTTGATAGATTCTTGTGTCACAAGCTCGACTAGCTCATCTTTCGATAGCCCTTCTTTTTGAACATGTACGAGAATCTCATCGAGTCGAGCGGAGAACATAACAGCCGCGTCAGCCTTAGCCTCATTACGAGCCTTATTTAATAGCCGCTCTTGCATTTCCGCTTCGGCTTTTCGGTGCATCTCTTGGCCG harbors:
- a CDS encoding ASCH domain-containing protein; this encodes MAITKTLQLAVKAEYFDAMKRGEKTEEYRLVNAYWGNRIFGRNYDTLIITKGYPRKDDEERRIVIPYDGYEIKMITHPHFGDDPVKVFAIKVNCKNSPVHHEGMGKNQNAPA
- a CDS encoding DUF7415 domain-containing protein; translated protein: MTDLKTWSPAQVLEHAEYKLSLLPHKDSLSCDFYRGVIASIKELQMTQSATEQSAVPTMMGWDKLAERGLVFRINYEILHPLGLAMAYDANTGLSSGAHVASDGVWNFSDEILSYAANRGWLK
- a CDS encoding replication endonuclease, producing MSQSNRGRVAPTPPPAFNAEPKAPFVGAYSWNAPREAIGKERPLTREEYIQGQDALRKIDTLPNFVGGYFSNRHAYLLKNQGLLTAHRFLLNVFMPRIWPRITKVNAKYEMKLTGYAYELFIGEAECYSRLPGMHDKELKQMAGRISSVLFAAYDKACQKHVSDHDGDNANLLSDEVQSAIFGLVAGAARSLNITPKYWMRYLKGKLGVESALRSIMRLVNDEWWIRKLKALRMQWREALLIAAGEVNFQRSEYASKLAIRDIQSRRLANLEYLKSQELENVETGERFDLIDKVMASISNPKIRRMELMSTIAGIEKYAASQHHCGLFITITTPSKYHPTRKVGKKGSQRVHLNHKWDDETYSPKDGQRYLCRIWSNMRTAFKDRDLKVYGMRVVEPHHDGTPHWHMLLFCHPKQRSDVIAVMRRYALKEDGDERGAEKNRFQCKHMYKGCAAGYIAKYIAKNIDGYALDGELDFETGKPLSDAAAAVTAWASIWRIPQFHPVGVPTMGAYRECRSGTLRSISLAESFDERVEAVRAAADSGDFAAYIAAQGGANVPRDLQTVRVAREVAEELNEYDEEVQKVVGIFAPHLGARHIHKTRETQWRIVSKAVDVDLDPLTLKSASGAPRSPVNNCGEGQHSVDIKPEVTPSEYAAAVMKLVESGDVSWTDWDVAKTLRDAAREQSPRINLQQRSANQNKPHDLAPSARLTRIELDRTWQINRDLAKEGITAQRWELDALAQGATVSFDDKVFSYPALDEWPGFSDI
- a CDS encoding DUF5405 family protein; this translates as MIRIPIGKEFVITSDSLQYILNQKKVAQKGSKAGEEWLDPIAYFPSLNQLVTELVNRHVRNSTVTSIAGLAAEIGSIGKLCQEAFATYQPKVKP
- a CDS encoding 3'-5' exonuclease, whose protein sequence is MTPQQRLQQKAQSWVGSRYFLLLDTETTGLSENDEIVEICIIDSRGLIMLNTLIKPTKPIPEEATAIHGITNEMVAHAPTWRDVHGVLVALYELHEFVIYNADFDTRMMNQTACLYGLGGGGFSQLLGEYSECAMLAYAEFYGQKDERRGGYKWQKLTNAAEQQGVIIQGSAHRALSDCLTTLGVIKAMAAGGAK
- a CDS encoding DUF5405 family protein; the protein is MAKTFNWVFINNWFAVAKCNDSSFILSDIRMDKETKENNYPVRAVYSNKLTLIADITNLCVKRGIYLKTIQTPSELMRESHHFNELSQQALIQLENK
- a CDS encoding DUF2732 family protein, which translates into the protein MHMYKTVGQEMHRKAEAEMQERLLNKARNEAKADAAVMFSARLDEILVHVQKEGLSKDELVELVTQESIKLHNEGLSHRGFY